The Acinetobacter defluvii genome includes a region encoding these proteins:
- a CDS encoding LysR family transcriptional regulator, whose protein sequence is MNHIHNQNSLDLSVFHRIDINLYPVFIAIYQQNSITQAAHLLCVSQSAVSHALQRLRLLLKDDLFVRHHQKMRPTPFAEQIYPHILQALALLQKLSEPQQSFNPSMVKSLRIAIHDEIEPLVFPKLFKHFQNLNLDIEFLSSKLDRKTVQTELVTQQIDFAIDLQQNYAHNIEFKTLIQDKFVVCSQQKNMNKQLYFAAKHVGVSSRRTGVLLEDSFIQQQNFSRELLLRCQHYSTALQILESNPNAVLTIPQEVLSHLSISNQICIFQHPLDLPLINIGMFWFKDLELNSRHTFLRNELLHVFKHFENKTT, encoded by the coding sequence ATGAATCATATTCATAATCAAAACAGCTTGGATTTATCCGTTTTTCATCGTATAGATATTAATTTATACCCTGTTTTTATTGCAATTTATCAACAAAATAGTATTACTCAAGCTGCACATCTTTTATGTGTGAGTCAATCTGCGGTAAGTCATGCTTTACAACGCTTACGCCTACTCTTAAAAGACGATTTATTTGTACGGCATCATCAGAAAATGCGTCCAACACCATTTGCAGAACAAATTTATCCGCATATTCTGCAAGCTTTAGCGCTATTACAAAAACTCTCTGAGCCACAGCAAAGTTTTAATCCGAGTATGGTAAAAAGCTTAAGAATTGCGATTCATGATGAAATTGAACCCTTAGTATTTCCCAAATTATTTAAACATTTTCAAAACTTAAATTTAGATATTGAATTTTTAAGTAGCAAATTAGACCGTAAAACCGTTCAAACAGAACTCGTCACACAACAAATTGATTTTGCAATCGATCTTCAGCAAAACTATGCACATAACATCGAATTTAAAACCTTGATTCAGGATAAATTTGTCGTATGTTCACAGCAAAAAAATATGAATAAACAACTATATTTTGCTGCGAAACATGTTGGTGTGTCTTCTCGACGTACAGGTGTTTTATTAGAAGATTCATTTATTCAGCAGCAGAATTTTTCTCGGGAATTATTATTGCGTTGTCAGCACTATTCAACCGCGTTACAGATTTTAGAAAGCAATCCAAATGCTGTTTTGACGATTCCCCAAGAGGTTTTAAGTCATTTATCGATTTCTAATCAAATTTGTATTTTTCAACATCCTTTAGATTTACCTTTGATTAATATAGGAATGTTTTGGTTTAAGGATTTGGAGTTAAATTCAAGACATACTTTTTTAAGGAACGAGTTATTGCATGTTTTTAAGCATTTTGAAAATAAAACTACTTAG
- a CDS encoding ATP-binding cassette domain-containing protein, giving the protein MTQQACIISQFGLAFPNQVLFQNLNFSLYPHQASALIGQNGQGKSLLMQLLQGVQSDSFQISGQITWNLPYAYLPQFYRLPTENIAQALGVEHLHQAFQRIEQGQGDLEDYERVEDAWHLPSKWHNLLSQANLPTDFSFPTEKLSEGQKTRLALCALFQKKDHYLLLDEPSNHLDQAGRLWLQQSILKHPAGVLVISHDRDLLEHMQHIYALNVHGIQHIHGNYQVYEQHISVQTKALDQSVQQQKQQLKQLKQQQQQSLMKAQKRQHQGQRLRENTSQAKILLDFKKEQSGQSFAKLKEQQNRQVLAAEQELRDARSQQVYVKNQQLEFISTPHKTGELLRFTDFTLPFGTQSAIHFALHAGEKLHLFGQNGVGKSTLLNMIYQQNFINDCNVFITGHAVYLDQNFSFLNPKCNAVENLTAFNASYSDTEWRNLLGQLRLRGDKATLAVEKLSGGEKLKIALLALSQSEQAVDLLLLDEPENHLDLDSRELLANAITNFTGAVILVSHDQTFVDQCGITQRYELI; this is encoded by the coding sequence ATGACACAACAGGCATGTATCATTTCACAATTTGGTTTAGCCTTTCCTAATCAAGTTTTATTTCAAAATTTAAATTTTAGCCTTTATCCGCATCAAGCCAGCGCCTTGATTGGTCAAAATGGTCAAGGCAAGTCCTTGCTCATGCAGCTTTTACAGGGTGTTCAATCGGATAGTTTTCAGATTAGTGGGCAGATTACATGGAATTTGCCGTATGCATATTTACCTCAGTTCTATCGCCTACCCACTGAAAATATTGCTCAAGCCCTAGGGGTTGAACATTTACATCAAGCTTTTCAACGTATTGAACAGGGTCAAGGCGACTTAGAGGATTATGAACGTGTTGAAGATGCTTGGCATTTACCCAGTAAATGGCACAATCTGCTCAGTCAGGCAAATTTACCTACTGACTTCAGTTTTCCAACTGAAAAGCTAAGTGAAGGTCAAAAAACACGCTTGGCACTTTGTGCACTTTTTCAGAAGAAAGATCATTATCTTTTGCTAGATGAACCTAGCAATCATCTTGATCAAGCGGGACGTTTGTGGCTGCAACAGTCTATTTTAAAGCATCCTGCGGGTGTCTTAGTGATTAGTCATGATCGTGATTTATTAGAACATATGCAGCATATTTATGCTTTAAATGTACATGGTATTCAGCATATTCATGGGAATTATCAGGTTTACGAGCAGCATATAAGTGTACAAACGAAAGCATTAGATCAATCTGTACAACAGCAAAAGCAACAACTTAAACAGTTGAAACAACAGCAACAGCAAAGTTTGATGAAAGCACAAAAACGTCAACATCAAGGGCAACGTTTACGTGAAAACACCTCACAAGCTAAAATTTTATTGGATTTTAAAAAGGAACAATCAGGACAAAGTTTTGCGAAACTCAAAGAGCAGCAAAATCGACAAGTTTTAGCTGCTGAACAGGAATTGAGGGATGCTAGAAGTCAACAAGTATATGTAAAAAATCAACAATTAGAGTTTATTTCCACACCACACAAAACAGGAGAACTGCTTCGTTTTACTGATTTTACTTTACCATTTGGCACGCAATCAGCTATTCATTTTGCACTTCATGCAGGTGAAAAGCTACATTTATTTGGTCAAAATGGCGTTGGCAAATCGACTTTACTCAATATGATTTACCAGCAGAACTTTATAAATGATTGCAATGTATTTATAACAGGACATGCTGTTTATTTAGATCAAAACTTTAGTTTTTTAAATCCTAAATGCAACGCGGTTGAGAATTTAACAGCGTTTAATGCAAGCTACTCTGATACAGAATGGCGTAATTTACTGGGACAACTGCGCCTACGTGGTGACAAAGCGACTCTAGCTGTTGAAAAGTTAAGTGGCGGTGAAAAACTAAAAATTGCGTTACTAGCATTAAGTCAATCTGAACAAGCAGTTGATTTATTGTTATTGGATGAACCTGAAAATCATTTAGATCTCGATTCACGTGAGTTATTGGCGAATGCAATTACTAATTTCACAGGAGCTGTCATTCTAGTTTCGCATGACCAAACATTTGTAGATCAATGTGGTATTACACAGCGATATGAACTGATTTGA